The Metabacillus litoralis genome contains a region encoding:
- a CDS encoding bifunctional 2',3'-cyclic-nucleotide 2'-phosphodiesterase/3'-nucleotidase: MKLQSKLKGKKILTSTLAICLLSTPFMTSVVNAAKPTTSKVQSQVELRIMETTDIHTNLLNFDYYKNAEAPKLGLAKTATLVKEARKEVDNSVLVDNGDLIQGTPLGTYKAKIDPLEDGEVHPAIEAMNMMDYDMVTLGNHEFNYGLDYLDEVYDDAEFPFVNANVYIDDHDDNPSNDVNKYSPYKIVNKKVKDEDGKTNVIKVGYIGFTPPQINEWDKAHLDGKVITKNIIESAKKYVPQMKKKGADVVIALAHSGFSANEDNTEDAVYALSKVDGIDAITFSHTHKTFPAKDVASLDALFKGADGQPLPGVDNNKGTINGVAAVQAGYGGGSLGIIDLTLQKIKGKWEVSNSQSSTRAIDNVQPDQEIVNAVKDAHEDTIDYVNTPIGTTTDDIYSYFALVQDDPSVQVVTNAQKWYVENYISLNKPELKDLPILSVGAPFKAGRNGVEEYTEIKKGDLTIRSAGDLYLYDNTLKAVKVNGSVVKEWIEMSAGKFNTIDTTKTDAQQLLNPSFPVYNFDVIDGVEYQIDVTQPAKYDTKGNLVNPESSRVVNLEYNGEPIDPEQEFVVVTNNYRAGGGGNFPGLKGSELVVDSADENRQILMDYISEVKEVTPTADNNWSIAPIPADVNVTFTTSPKAEQYITEGSPFSYTGQTDDKGFGIFNIDLNRGVKVQLLGLNDLHGQLDTVTKVGESLAGQIEYTAAALKQEEATNPNTLLVHAGDMIGGSPLISALFQDEPTIEVLEEIGFDAGTLGNHEFDEGIDELKRMMNGGDHPNGTPGYDGMDFPLVAANAYDTRDGQLITKPYTVLESGGQKIGVIGVVTQETPSMIVTKGNETLKITDEAEAINKYTAELKAQGVESIVVLAHNPATQTGYTDSFDASRIAEQINDEVDVIFAAHNHVNVNRVVDNKLIVQAYSYGSAFSDVDLEIDPFTGDIFSKKAEIKTVYQDKYTPDTAVATIMKKYKEKVEPIKAQVVGQSVSTLEKGYPSVTNEFGDNGLGNLIADGMKDAMGADFALMNGGGVRSPLEAGEITYGDLFAVQPFGNVLNKATLSGADLRVILDEQITERGLDYHISGFKYTYTYDAAAKTGKVQDILLPDGTPIDPATEYTVVVNNYMYGNIKTSFGKLSSSMEVGPVDLDATVEYVKSLPSPIDYKSEGRITRVN, translated from the coding sequence ATGAAGTTGCAAAGCAAGCTTAAAGGTAAAAAGATTTTAACTAGTACTTTAGCCATTTGTTTGTTATCAACCCCGTTTATGACAAGCGTTGTAAATGCAGCCAAACCTACTACTTCTAAGGTTCAATCACAAGTAGAGCTTCGAATTATGGAAACGACAGACATTCATACGAACCTGCTCAACTTCGATTACTACAAAAATGCTGAAGCTCCTAAACTTGGACTAGCTAAAACAGCAACTCTTGTTAAGGAAGCAAGAAAAGAAGTAGATAACTCTGTCCTCGTAGACAACGGTGACCTTATTCAAGGAACCCCTCTTGGCACCTATAAAGCAAAGATCGATCCACTTGAGGACGGCGAGGTACATCCAGCTATCGAAGCAATGAATATGATGGATTATGATATGGTTACACTTGGAAACCATGAGTTCAACTATGGTCTAGACTACCTAGATGAAGTGTATGATGATGCAGAATTTCCTTTTGTAAATGCAAATGTTTATATTGATGATCATGATGATAATCCATCAAATGATGTTAATAAATATAGCCCTTATAAAATCGTTAATAAAAAAGTAAAAGATGAAGATGGGAAAACGAATGTTATCAAAGTTGGATATATTGGTTTTACTCCCCCACAAATCAACGAGTGGGACAAAGCTCATCTAGATGGTAAAGTAATCACAAAAAATATCATCGAAAGTGCTAAAAAATATGTACCTCAAATGAAGAAAAAAGGTGCAGATGTTGTGATCGCTTTAGCTCACTCTGGTTTTAGTGCAAATGAAGACAACACAGAAGATGCAGTTTATGCTTTAAGTAAAGTAGACGGAATTGATGCTATTACATTCTCACATACTCATAAAACGTTTCCAGCTAAGGATGTTGCCAGCTTAGATGCACTTTTCAAAGGTGCTGACGGACAACCATTACCTGGAGTAGATAATAATAAAGGTACAATCAATGGTGTTGCTGCTGTTCAAGCAGGCTATGGCGGTGGTTCTCTCGGAATCATTGATCTTACCCTTCAAAAGATTAAAGGAAAGTGGGAGGTTTCTAATTCTCAATCTTCTACTAGAGCAATAGATAATGTGCAACCTGATCAAGAAATTGTCAACGCCGTAAAGGATGCACATGAAGATACGATTGACTATGTAAATACACCAATCGGAACAACAACTGATGATATTTACAGCTATTTTGCCCTTGTTCAAGATGATCCTTCTGTTCAAGTCGTAACAAATGCGCAAAAATGGTATGTAGAAAACTATATCTCATTGAACAAGCCTGAATTAAAAGATCTTCCAATTTTATCTGTTGGAGCACCTTTCAAGGCAGGTCGTAATGGTGTTGAAGAATATACAGAAATCAAAAAAGGTGATTTAACAATCCGTAGTGCTGGGGATCTGTATCTTTATGACAACACATTAAAAGCTGTAAAGGTGAATGGTTCAGTTGTAAAAGAATGGATTGAAATGTCAGCAGGTAAGTTCAATACAATTGACACCACTAAAACTGATGCACAACAATTATTAAATCCTTCTTTCCCAGTGTATAACTTCGATGTCATTGACGGAGTTGAATATCAAATTGATGTCACTCAGCCAGCTAAATACGACACGAAAGGGAATCTTGTTAACCCAGAATCCAGCCGTGTTGTTAACTTAGAATACAACGGAGAACCAATTGATCCAGAACAAGAATTTGTTGTGGTGACAAACAATTATCGTGCTGGTGGCGGTGGGAATTTCCCTGGTCTCAAAGGCAGTGAGTTAGTCGTGGATTCTGCTGATGAAAACCGCCAAATTTTAATGGATTATATTTCGGAAGTAAAAGAAGTTACTCCAACAGCTGATAATAACTGGTCTATTGCACCAATCCCTGCTGATGTGAACGTTACATTTACAACCTCACCGAAGGCAGAGCAGTACATTACTGAAGGAAGTCCATTCTCATATACTGGACAAACTGATGATAAAGGCTTTGGTATTTTCAATATTGACCTAAACCGTGGGGTAAAGGTACAGCTTTTAGGGTTAAATGATTTACATGGCCAATTAGATACAGTGACTAAAGTAGGTGAGTCTTTAGCCGGTCAAATAGAATATACAGCTGCTGCCCTTAAACAGGAAGAAGCAACAAATCCAAATACTTTACTAGTTCATGCTGGTGATATGATTGGTGGCAGCCCACTTATCTCAGCTCTTTTCCAAGATGAGCCAACAATTGAAGTTTTAGAAGAAATCGGCTTTGATGCTGGAACATTAGGTAACCATGAATTCGATGAAGGAATTGATGAGTTAAAACGGATGATGAATGGCGGAGATCACCCAAATGGAACTCCAGGCTATGATGGAATGGACTTTCCACTTGTAGCTGCAAATGCTTATGACACAAGAGATGGACAGCTAATCACTAAACCTTACACAGTATTAGAATCTGGTGGTCAAAAGATTGGTGTCATTGGGGTTGTGACTCAAGAAACACCTTCAATGATCGTGACAAAAGGAAACGAAACTTTAAAAATTACAGATGAAGCAGAAGCAATTAATAAATATACAGCGGAATTAAAGGCACAAGGTGTTGAATCGATTGTTGTTTTAGCACACAATCCAGCTACACAAACTGGTTATACTGACTCATTTGATGCTAGCAGAATAGCAGAACAAATAAATGATGAAGTTGATGTTATCTTTGCTGCTCATAACCATGTAAATGTTAATAGAGTGGTAGATAATAAATTAATTGTACAAGCTTATTCTTATGGGTCTGCTTTCTCAGATGTTGATTTAGAAATTGATCCTTTTACAGGGGATATTTTTAGTAAAAAAGCAGAAATTAAAACAGTTTACCAGGACAAATATACTCCAGATACTGCAGTAGCAACTATCATGAAGAAGTATAAAGAAAAGGTTGAGCCAATCAAAGCTCAAGTAGTTGGTCAATCAGTATCCACCCTTGAAAAAGGCTATCCTTCAGTAACCAATGAGTTCGGTGACAATGGACTTGGCAACCTCATTGCTGATGGCATGAAGGATGCAATGGGCGCTGACTTTGCCCTTATGAACGGTGGCGGAGTTCGTTCACCACTTGAAGCTGGTGAGATCACATACGGTGATTTATTTGCAGTGCAACCATTTGGAAATGTATTGAATAAGGCTACTCTAAGTGGTGCTGATTTACGAGTTATTTTAGATGAGCAAATTACTGAAAGAGGTCTTGATTACCATATTTCAGGCTTTAAATATACGTACACTTATGATGCTGCTGCTAAAACTGGAAAAGTACAGGATATTCTTTTACCTGATGGAACTCCAATCGACCCAGCAACAGAATATACAGTCGTTGTAAATAACTATATGTATGGAAATATTAAAACTAGCTTCGGAAAGCTTTCTTCAAGCATGGAAGTTGGACCAGTAGATCTTGATGCTACAGTTGAGTACGTTAAGAGTTTACCTTCTCCAATTGACTATAAATCCGAAGGAAGAATCACAAGAGTGAACTAA
- a CDS encoding L-lactate permease, whose product MLVETFDPFQHLAISALVAAIPIILFLLCLTVFKMKGIHAALLNLAVTFLIVLVVFKLPFGEAIGSVIQGAILGLWPIGYIIVMAVWLYKIAVESGKFDILRGSIVGISQDQRIHLLLIGFCFNAFLEGAAGFGVPIAICAVLLVSLGFKPLQAAMLCLIANGASGAFGAIGIPVGIIDTFHLEGVTSMNVSMMTALTLPMINFTIPFLLVWLLDGFKGVKEILPAILVTSATYTVTQAVITVTIGPELADIIPSLLAMGTLALFLKKWQPKEIFLLNGKKCEVEKHSMSEVIKAWSPFYLLTIFVLIWSLPVFKGLFTEGGLLAGTAVKFTIPGSSIGMGIDLIGATGTAILLAGLTTVASAKEIRFKESFKLLKKTILEFRILIVMISAIIGIAKLMTYGGLTVALGQAVATTGDIFPLLAPILGWIGVFMTGSVVNNNTLFAPIQATAGNIIGTNPSLLVSANTAGGVMAKLVSPQSIAIATAAVGETGKEAELTKMTLKYSFGLLGFVCLWTFVLALIF is encoded by the coding sequence ATGTTAGTTGAGACGTTTGATCCATTTCAGCATCTCGCCATATCAGCATTAGTTGCAGCCATACCAATCATATTGTTTCTATTATGCTTAACAGTGTTCAAGATGAAGGGAATACATGCAGCTTTATTAAACTTAGCAGTCACCTTCTTAATTGTATTAGTAGTCTTTAAGCTCCCTTTTGGAGAAGCAATCGGAAGTGTCATCCAAGGAGCCATATTAGGATTATGGCCGATTGGTTATATCATTGTGATGGCAGTATGGCTTTATAAAATTGCAGTAGAATCAGGTAAGTTTGATATACTTCGAGGAAGTATAGTAGGGATTTCTCAAGACCAACGGATTCATTTATTATTAATTGGCTTTTGCTTTAACGCATTTCTTGAAGGAGCAGCAGGCTTTGGAGTTCCAATTGCGATATGTGCTGTACTCTTAGTTTCATTAGGCTTTAAACCATTGCAGGCAGCGATGCTGTGCTTGATAGCAAATGGTGCATCAGGAGCTTTTGGGGCAATTGGTATACCGGTGGGCATCATTGATACATTTCATTTGGAAGGTGTAACATCAATGAACGTCTCAATGATGACGGCTTTAACTCTACCAATGATCAACTTTACCATACCATTTCTCCTAGTCTGGTTACTAGACGGTTTTAAAGGAGTGAAAGAAATATTACCAGCTATTTTAGTCACATCTGCTACTTATACAGTGACACAGGCAGTCATTACAGTCACGATAGGACCAGAGTTAGCCGATATTATTCCGTCACTATTAGCGATGGGGACGCTAGCGTTATTTCTGAAAAAATGGCAACCAAAAGAAATTTTCTTGCTAAACGGTAAAAAGTGTGAAGTTGAAAAGCATTCTATGAGTGAAGTAATCAAAGCATGGTCTCCATTTTATTTGCTAACAATCTTTGTCTTAATTTGGAGTTTACCAGTTTTTAAAGGACTATTTACAGAAGGTGGGTTACTTGCAGGAACAGCAGTAAAGTTCACAATCCCTGGCTCTTCAATAGGGATGGGAATTGATTTAATAGGGGCAACAGGAACAGCCATTCTTTTAGCAGGATTAACAACTGTCGCTTCTGCAAAAGAAATTAGGTTCAAAGAAAGCTTTAAATTATTGAAAAAGACGATTTTAGAATTTAGAATTCTAATCGTGATGATTTCTGCGATTATTGGTATTGCAAAGCTAATGACATACGGTGGATTAACAGTTGCGTTAGGGCAAGCGGTAGCCACAACAGGGGATATATTCCCATTATTAGCTCCAATATTAGGGTGGATTGGCGTATTCATGACAGGATCTGTGGTAAATAACAATACATTATTTGCACCAATTCAAGCTACAGCAGGTAACATCATTGGAACAAACCCATCTTTATTAGTTTCTGCAAATACTGCCGGAGGAGTCATGGCGAAGCTTGTTTCTCCACAATCTATTGCCATTGCAACAGCAGCAGTAGGGGAAACAGGTAAAGAAGCAGAGTTAACGAAAATGACATTAAAATATAGCTTTGGGTTACTAGGGTTTGTATGCCTTTGGACGTTTGTTCTAGCATTGATTTTTTAG
- a CDS encoding L-lactate dehydrogenase has product MNVTLGNKVVLVGTGAVGSSYAYALMNQGISDELVLVDLNEEKAKGDVMDLDHGIVYAPNSMSITFGTYEDCKDAALVVICAGAAQKPGETRLDLVSKNVKIFESIVNQIMQSGFNGIFLVATNPVDILAYATWKFSGLPKERVIGSGTVLDSARFRYLLGEEFDTAPTSVHGYIIGEHGDSQLPVWSSANISGTPIAPKLTEERKQEIAVQVRDAAYKIIESKGATYYGIAMGLARITRAILKNENVVLPVGAYLDGEDGHSDVYIGVPAVINRTGIKKVVELSLNDQEQEKFTKSVKTLKAIQATIWG; this is encoded by the coding sequence ATGAATGTAACACTAGGAAATAAAGTTGTATTAGTTGGTACTGGAGCGGTTGGATCAAGCTATGCTTATGCGTTAATGAATCAAGGAATCAGTGATGAGCTAGTGCTTGTAGATTTAAATGAGGAAAAAGCGAAAGGTGACGTAATGGACTTAGATCATGGAATTGTTTATGCACCAAATTCTATGAGCATCACATTTGGTACTTATGAAGATTGCAAGGATGCAGCACTTGTTGTTATTTGTGCCGGTGCTGCACAAAAGCCCGGAGAAACAAGATTAGATCTTGTAAGTAAAAATGTAAAAATCTTTGAATCTATTGTAAACCAAATTATGCAATCTGGATTTAACGGAATTTTCTTAGTGGCTACAAATCCAGTTGATATTTTAGCCTACGCAACATGGAAATTTTCTGGATTGCCAAAAGAAAGAGTGATCGGATCTGGAACAGTGTTAGACTCTGCTAGATTCCGCTATTTATTAGGTGAAGAATTTGATACAGCCCCAACAAGTGTACATGGCTATATTATCGGAGAACATGGTGATTCTCAATTACCTGTATGGAGCTCTGCAAATATTTCTGGTACACCAATTGCACCGAAATTAACAGAGGAACGAAAACAGGAAATTGCAGTTCAAGTTCGAGATGCTGCCTATAAAATCATTGAATCTAAAGGGGCAACATATTACGGAATTGCTATGGGATTAGCGAGAATTACGAGAGCAATCTTAAAGAACGAAAATGTGGTTTTACCAGTTGGGGCTTACCTTGATGGTGAAGATGGACACAGTGATGTTTATATTGGGGTCCCAGCTGTGATCAATCGCACAGGTATAAAGAAAGTTGTAGAGCTATCTTTAAATGATCAAGAGCAAGAAAAATTCACAAAGTCAGTTAAAACACTAAAAGCTATTCAAGCTACTATTTGGGGTTAG
- a CDS encoding Cof-type HAD-IIB family hydrolase: MVDTPIVFFDLDGTLLTSEFKVANSSIDAIKTIKKLGAEPVIATGRNISEIGNVLELTGIRSCVAMNGQYVMYEGKVIYENPLDQNEVKLLHTTASQNGHDLAFYNAEYITVTAGNSDVITKNYIERVGTKYPPVDETMYLKSPIHLMVLFCNIGEELYYQEQFPYFQFVRHSPLGCDVYPRDTSKASGIQRLMEHQNLSLENSYAFGDGLNDIEMFQLVKHPIAMGNAVENLKSISKYVTTSNNEDGIMKGLHQCGLLDSGVIK, translated from the coding sequence TTGGTAGACACACCGATTGTATTTTTTGATTTGGATGGCACTCTTTTAACAAGTGAATTTAAAGTAGCTAATAGTTCCATAGATGCTATTAAGACCATAAAAAAGTTAGGTGCTGAGCCAGTTATAGCTACTGGTAGAAATATTAGTGAGATTGGTAATGTATTAGAACTCACAGGTATTCGTTCATGTGTTGCTATGAATGGCCAGTATGTTATGTACGAGGGTAAGGTTATTTATGAAAATCCACTTGACCAAAATGAAGTAAAGCTTTTACATACAACAGCTTCTCAAAACGGTCATGATTTAGCATTTTACAACGCTGAATATATAACAGTTACTGCAGGAAATTCTGATGTAATCACAAAAAATTACATAGAACGTGTAGGAACAAAATATCCTCCAGTAGATGAGACGATGTATTTAAAATCCCCCATTCATTTAATGGTCCTTTTCTGTAATATAGGCGAGGAACTCTATTATCAAGAGCAATTTCCATATTTTCAATTTGTTCGGCACTCTCCTTTAGGATGTGATGTGTATCCTAGAGACACTTCTAAGGCATCAGGCATTCAACGATTAATGGAACATCAGAATTTATCATTGGAAAATTCGTATGCATTTGGTGATGGATTGAACGATATTGAAATGTTTCAACTTGTTAAGCACCCTATTGCAATGGGAAATGCAGTAGAAAATTTAAAAAGTATATCTAAATATGTAACGACTTCTAATAATGAAGATGGCATAATGAAGGGGCTTCATCAATGTGGGTTATTAGATTCAGGTGTAATAAAATAA
- a CDS encoding phosphocarrier protein HPr produces the protein MVEKTFNIIDESGIHARPATQIVSVASKFNAEITLDYKGKSVNLKSIMGVMSLGIPKGAEIKVTALGADESEAAQAISEIITKQGLGE, from the coding sequence ATGGTAGAAAAAACATTTAACATTATCGATGAATCTGGAATTCACGCACGTCCAGCTACTCAAATAGTAAGTGTGGCGTCAAAGTTTAATGCAGAAATTACACTTGATTATAAAGGGAAAAGTGTAAACTTAAAGTCAATTATGGGAGTTATGTCTCTCGGTATTCCCAAAGGTGCTGAAATCAAAGTTACTGCTTTAGGTGCAGATGAAAGTGAAGCTGCCCAGGCAATCTCTGAAATTATTACAAAGCAAGGCTTAGGAGAATAA
- a CDS encoding PTS galactitol transporter subunit IIC: MNGMVEALQAFLALGPTVILPVAIFLIGIAFGQKVGKAFRSGITIGVAFVGIFLVVDLLVSNLGPAANGMVERFGIELNVIDVGWPGAASMSWASPIAAFIIPLGLLVNVIMLVTKTTKTMNVDIWNFWHFTFTGALVYTVSGSIIQGLAAAVIFQIICLKIADWTAPMLRDYFDLEGIAVATGSTVSYAPLGIPLVKLIQKVPVIKNWNADPETIQKRFGVFGESIFMGLILGIGLGLLAGYSFGEVIQVGMAMAGVMVLMPRMVKILMEGLTPVSESARSFLSKKFGQQDIYIGLDAAVAIGHPSVISTALILVPITVALAVVLPGNNVLPFGDLATIPFIVAFIVGAARGNIIHSVIVGTILIALTLYLATDLAQVHTQLAIDGKFNMPEGTSLVSSLDQGGNFINYVVYKIFAIFN, encoded by the coding sequence ATGAATGGTATGGTAGAAGCTTTACAAGCATTTCTAGCATTAGGACCAACAGTAATCTTACCTGTTGCCATTTTCTTAATTGGTATTGCTTTTGGACAAAAGGTAGGAAAAGCTTTTCGCTCAGGTATTACAATTGGTGTAGCATTCGTTGGTATTTTTCTAGTCGTTGATTTATTAGTAAGTAACTTAGGACCAGCAGCAAACGGGATGGTTGAGAGATTTGGAATTGAGTTAAATGTTATAGATGTTGGATGGCCTGGTGCTGCGTCAATGTCATGGGCATCACCAATAGCTGCATTTATTATTCCTTTGGGCCTATTAGTAAACGTTATCATGCTTGTTACGAAAACAACAAAAACAATGAACGTAGATATCTGGAACTTCTGGCATTTTACATTCACAGGAGCTCTTGTTTATACAGTTTCAGGAAGCATAATCCAAGGATTAGCGGCTGCAGTTATTTTCCAGATCATTTGTTTGAAAATTGCAGACTGGACAGCACCTATGTTAAGAGATTATTTTGATCTTGAAGGTATTGCTGTTGCAACAGGAAGTACAGTTTCTTACGCACCACTTGGAATACCACTTGTTAAGCTTATTCAAAAAGTACCAGTAATTAAGAATTGGAATGCAGATCCAGAAACGATTCAAAAACGCTTCGGTGTTTTCGGAGAATCTATTTTCATGGGATTGATTTTAGGTATTGGATTGGGATTACTAGCAGGATATTCATTCGGTGAAGTGATCCAAGTTGGTATGGCCATGGCAGGGGTTATGGTGTTAATGCCAAGAATGGTTAAGATACTAATGGAAGGTTTAACGCCTGTTTCAGAATCAGCAAGATCATTCTTAAGCAAAAAGTTTGGTCAGCAAGACATTTACATTGGTCTAGATGCTGCCGTTGCGATTGGACACCCATCAGTTATTTCAACAGCTTTAATTTTAGTACCAATAACGGTTGCATTAGCTGTAGTATTACCTGGTAACAATGTTTTGCCATTTGGAGATTTAGCCACAATTCCATTTATCGTGGCATTCATTGTAGGTGCTGCACGAGGAAATATTATTCATTCTGTTATTGTAGGAACAATTTTAATCGCATTAACTTTATACTTAGCTACAGATTTAGCACAAGTTCATACTCAATTAGCAATTGACGGTAAATTCAATATGCCAGAAGGAACAAGCTTGGTATCAAGTCTTGACCAAGGTGGAAACTTCATCAACTATGTTGTTTATAAGATATTCGCAATATTTAACTAG
- a CDS encoding PTS sugar transporter subunit IIB, which yields MKKQILIACGAGIATSTIVNDAVEAMCKENGIDATLQQIKITEVGSYVDTASLLISTTIVQKEYPFPVINARAFLTGIGLDDVKAKILEELKK from the coding sequence TTGAAAAAGCAAATATTAATCGCATGTGGTGCTGGTATTGCAACTTCTACAATCGTTAATGATGCTGTAGAGGCAATGTGTAAAGAAAATGGAATTGATGCAACTCTTCAACAAATTAAAATTACTGAAGTTGGTTCTTATGTAGATACAGCTAGTCTTTTGATTAGTACAACAATTGTACAAAAAGAATATCCATTCCCGGTTATTAATGCAAGAGCGTTCTTAACAGGAATCGGACTAGATGATGTTAAAGCAAAGATTCTAGAGGAACTTAAAAAATAA
- a CDS encoding PTS sugar transporter subunit IIA: MLLDETLILKDIEASSSEEVIEIMARNLNDLGIVKESYIQAVIEREKSYATGLPTNGCSVAIPHTDTEHVNKKAISVGVLKDTVEFGIMGEDREKTPVKLVFMLAMDEGHSQLELLQNLMRIFQDENVLSELSTEESKTKIKDLLLDKLNFSVKGGE; this comes from the coding sequence GTGTTATTAGATGAAACTCTTATTTTAAAAGATATAGAAGCTAGCAGCTCTGAAGAAGTAATTGAGATCATGGCAAGAAACTTAAATGATTTAGGAATAGTTAAAGAAAGTTATATCCAAGCAGTAATTGAAAGGGAGAAATCATATGCAACGGGTCTTCCAACGAATGGTTGTTCTGTAGCTATTCCGCATACTGACACTGAGCATGTAAATAAAAAAGCAATCAGTGTCGGAGTGTTAAAAGATACAGTGGAGTTCGGCATTATGGGTGAAGATAGGGAAAAAACTCCTGTTAAATTAGTGTTTATGTTAGCTATGGATGAGGGACACTCCCAATTAGAACTTCTACAAAACTTAATGCGTATTTTTCAGGATGAAAATGTCCTATCAGAATTATCTACTGAAGAATCGAAAACAAAAATTAAAGATTTACTACTAGATAAGCTTAATTTTTCTGTGAAAGGTGGTGAGTAA
- a CDS encoding zinc-binding dehydrogenase, with product MKAVMKTEPGYDNMSLVDIQEPEVSGDLVKVKVAYTGICGTDIHTYTGEYRNSKTPVVLGHEFSGVVVEVGDAVKKVKVGDRVTSETTFTTCGECEYCLEKDYNLCSTRKGIGTQVNGSMAEFVVSREESVHVLPDSISFEAAALTEPLACCTHAALEKTTINEGDKVLVFGPGPIGLLQCQIIKAKGAFVILAGITKDKQRLELAKSLGIDVIVDVLEEDLADVVMKHTDGYGVDKVFECSGAVPALNQGLPLVKKKGTFVQVGIFANKLNQLDQESIIQREITYVGTRSQKPSSWHLALKLLEENKIATDKMITKVVSLENWREGFEAVMTGNEIKVIIKS from the coding sequence ATGAAAGCAGTAATGAAAACGGAACCAGGTTATGACAATATGTCATTAGTGGACATTCAAGAACCAGAAGTATCAGGTGATTTAGTAAAGGTAAAGGTGGCCTATACAGGAATTTGTGGAACTGATATTCATACATATACAGGAGAATATCGAAATTCAAAAACACCAGTTGTTCTAGGTCATGAGTTCTCAGGAGTAGTTGTAGAAGTTGGGGATGCTGTAAAAAAGGTTAAAGTTGGAGATCGAGTTACAAGTGAGACAACATTTACAACATGTGGAGAATGTGAGTATTGTTTAGAAAAAGATTATAATTTATGTTCTACACGTAAAGGGATTGGAACGCAAGTAAACGGGAGTATGGCTGAGTTTGTTGTTTCAAGAGAAGAGAGTGTACACGTTTTACCTGATAGCATCAGCTTTGAAGCAGCGGCATTGACTGAACCATTAGCTTGTTGTACTCATGCTGCATTAGAGAAAACAACAATCAACGAAGGAGATAAAGTATTAGTTTTTGGTCCTGGTCCAATTGGTTTACTTCAATGTCAAATTATAAAAGCAAAAGGTGCGTTTGTTATTTTAGCTGGTATTACAAAAGATAAACAACGCTTAGAATTAGCAAAATCGCTAGGTATTGATGTAATAGTTGATGTTCTCGAAGAGGATTTAGCAGATGTTGTTATGAAACATACAGATGGTTATGGTGTTGACAAAGTATTTGAATGTTCTGGAGCAGTACCTGCTCTAAATCAAGGCTTACCGCTTGTGAAGAAAAAAGGTACATTTGTGCAAGTAGGTATTTTTGCAAACAAATTAAATCAGCTAGATCAAGAATCAATCATTCAACGTGAAATAACATATGTGGGAACTCGTTCACAAAAGCCGAGCTCATGGCACTTAGCGTTGAAGCTATTGGAAGAAAATAAGATTGCAACTGATAAAATGATTACAAAAGTTGTGTCATTAGAAAATTGGCGCGAAGGCTTTGAAGCAGTTATGACTGGTAATGAGATTAAAGTTATTATTAAATCATAA
- a CDS encoding PTS sugar transporter subunit IIB has translation MKISTILVACGAGIATSTIVAQRVESLLKENKIRAELIQCTISEVGSLQSNADLIISTTLLPKVYETPTIVATSYITGVGMEKIDQQILDLLKK, from the coding sequence ATGAAAATATCTACTATTCTTGTTGCTTGTGGTGCTGGAATTGCTACTTCAACAATTGTAGCTCAACGTGTAGAGAGTCTTTTAAAAGAAAACAAGATAAGAGCGGAGCTCATCCAGTGTACTATTTCCGAGGTGGGATCTCTTCAGTCTAATGCAGATTTAATTATATCAACTACATTATTACCAAAAGTTTATGAAACACCTACTATCGTTGCAACATCTTACATAACAGGTGTAGGTATGGAAAAAATTGATCAACAAATTTTGGACTTATTAAAAAAGTGA